A window from Centropristis striata isolate RG_2023a ecotype Rhode Island chromosome 4, C.striata_1.0, whole genome shotgun sequence encodes these proteins:
- the LOC131969618 gene encoding alpha-2-macroglobulin-like → MSCPGTQMWTWTLCVFLSWMSAGQAAAGPKYMVAIPAVLEAGAETKFCASLLQPNETLVMTVTLKSEEANTTLLKQTSAQDFHTCTEFTVPVVENEVVKNFEVEVRGDTFYSKEVRKVQIKVYNPMTFVQTDKPIYLPGQTVHFRVITLDTKLRPANQLYNIIELEDSNSNRIGQWLNETADSKILQLSYALNSEAREGTYQVIVSIGENKNHHTFKVEKYVLPKFDVKLNAPAEVSIDQKEIKAEVCAKYTYGQPVPANVQLKMCRPLNRYVSRHYLTTPEHPEGLPDIIAPCYNETKQTDIKGCATFTFPMSAFIKGLEKVLQDSLQIRVKVEEEGTGVSRPQEQQVAISYVIGKLSFVDMPKIYEEGSNVQGKVKAVYYNDTPIADMPVYLFEGERWSARRLQNLTTDSNGIATFSFNTDNNKRELNFHVSSKPTLVYAGYRVAYYDSAHHTVSLAQSSSHDTKTVSTLEVKKKDGPLPCDKEEDISIKYTAVREAQGSVDVMYLVLSRGAIVMQGLKQFEVKDQSVTEGEVSFKLTVSPDMAPLVQVVAYAILPSETVIAHNAEFSTEKCFSNKASLEFSPSSAVPGEETILQVTAQPHSLCGVSAVDQSVLIKEPGKTLTADKIFNLLPVKKATYIPYQVEDPVECLHVRPRRYIMPYPDDNDREDAHTVFQNVGMKMATNVVIRVPTCLKYRGRQYHQGRGYEIAYDSVPVVARMGQAGVAGGAGPRYRSDEEPIETVRTFFPETWIWDLVEVGGTGQRDVPLTVPDTITTWETEAFCLSPQGFGLAPRKEITVFQPFFLELSLPYSIIRGEHFELKATVFNYLTTCIMVSVTPAASLDYTLTPLSGDKYTSCLCGSERKTLSWTMAPSALGVVNVTVAAEAVASHASCDNEIVSVPDRGRIDVVTKSLIVRAEGTEMTKAHNWLLCPKGKALTEEVEIQLPKNVIDGSARASLSVLGDILGRALKNLDGLLQMPYGCGEQNMALLAPNIYILQYLKNTEQLTPAIKEKAANFLTSGYQRQLNYKHHDGAYSTFGTGTGNTWLTAFVMRAFAKAQSFVYIDPTKIEESMDWLKMRQRENGCFERSGKLFNNRMKGGVSDEVTLSAYITAAFLEMNSSVDNPVVKESLSCLKESTSDLSNTYTTALLAYVFTLAGDMETRAELLKHLDTVAIQEGGFLHWSQTAADTSASLSVEISSYVLLAKLSASPAAEDLGYASRIVRWLTGKQNYYGGFSSTQDTVTALQALALYSTLVFSPEGSSTVTVQSPSGKMTFDVNQDNKLLYQEKLLQDTTGKFSLEVKGTTCAAVQISLRYNIPTPKDVTTFSVMVKPEADCSSKKPKLTLKLKALYSGKETGTNMVILDIKMLSGFVPDPESLKRLKGALLVDRIELKDDHVLVYIQELPKGIPINHSLELIQEVPVQNLKPAVVKIYDYYQPSDQAETEYIYPCVAG, encoded by the exons ATGAGTTGTCCTGGGACTCAGATGTGGACATGGACACTCTGTGTCTTCTTGAGCTGGATGAGTGCGGGTCAAGCAGCTGCAGGACC gaAGTACATGGTAGCCATTCCTGCCGTTCTTGAAGCCGGAGCTGAGACCAAATTCTGTGCGAGTCTCCTGCAGCCCAACGAGACTCTGGTCATGACCGTCACTCTGAAGTCCGAGGAGGCGAACACAACCCTTCTCAAGCAGACGTCGGCTCAAGACTTTCATACCTGCACTGAATTTACG GTTCCTGTAGTGGAGAATGAAGTGGTGAAAAATTTCGAGGTGGAGGTACGAGGCGACACGTTTTACTCCAAAGAAGTCAGGAAAGTCCAGATTAAAGTCTACAATCCAATGACATTCGTCCAAACAGATAAACCAATCTACCTTCCTGGACAAACAG TGCATTTTAGAGTCATCACACTGGACACCAAGTTGAGACCTGCCAATCAGCTG tataaTATCATCGAACTTGAG GATTCTAACAGCAACAGGATTGGACAGTGGCTGAATGAAACAGCCGACAGTAAGATATTGCAGCTTTCTTACGCTTTGAACTCTGAGGCCCGTGAAGGAACCTACCAAGTTATTGTGTCGATTggggaaaataaaaatcatcatACCTTCAAGGTAGAGAAATATG TTTTGCCTAaatttgatgtaaaattaaatgCACCTGCTGAAGTTAGTATTGATCAGaaggaaataaaagctgaaGTATGTGCAAA GTATACATACGGACAGCCTGTGCCAGCCAATGTTCAACTTAAGATGTGCCGACCTCTTAATCGCTACGTCTCTAGACACTATCTGACCACCCCTGAACATCCAGAGGGACTCCCTGATATAATTGCACCATGCTACAATGAGACAAAGCAG ACGGACATAAAAGGCTGTGCCACTTTCACCTTCCCAATGTCAGCCTTTATAAAAGGTTTGGAAAAGGTGCTGCAAGACTCACTTCAAATCAGAGTCAAAGTAGAAGAAGAGGGCACAG GTGTTTCTCGCCCGCAGGAGCAGCAAGTTGCCATTTCATATGTTATTGGAAAGCTGTCCTTCGTTGACATGCCCAAGATCTATGAAGAAGGATCAAATGTGCAGGGGAAG GTTAAAGCCGTTTATTACAATGATACACCCATTGCCGACATGCCAGTGTACCTGTTTGAAGGGGAAAGGTGGTCAGCACGTCGCTTACAGAATCTCACCACTGACAGCAATGGCATCGCAACTTTCTCATTTAACACGGATAACAATAAAAGGGAACTCAACTTCCAC GTGAGCAGCAAACCGACACTGGTCTACGCTGGTTACAGAGTAGCGTACTATGATTCTGCACATCACACAGTGTCGTTGGCCCAAAGTTCATCTCATGATACCAAAACAGTCAGCACCCTGGAGGTGAAGAAGAAAGATGGACCACTTCCCTGTGACAAAGAAGAAGACATCTCCATCAAATACACAGCAGTGAGGGAGGCCCAGGGCTCTGTGGATGTCATGTATCTG GTTTTATCAAGAGGAGCCATTGTCATGCAAGGACTGAAACAGTTTGAAGTGAAAGATCAATCAG TGACTGAGGGTGAGGTGTCCTTCAAGCTGACAGTGTCTCCAGACATGGCACCACTTGTCCAGGTTGTGGCTTACGCCATCCTCCCCAGTGAGACTGTGATCGCCCACAACGCTGAGTTCTCCACTGAGAAATGCTTCAGTAACAAG GCGTCGCTGGAGTTTTCTCCATCCTCAGCCGTCCCAGGAGAGGAGACCATCCTGCAGGTGACGGCTCAGCCACACTCTCTGTGTGGTGTGAGCGCTGTGGACCAGAGTGTCCTCATCAAGGAGCCGGGGAAGACTCTGACTGCAGACAAG atATTTAACTTGTTGCCAGTCAAAAAAGCAACTTATATTCCATATCAAGTTGAAGATCCTGTAGAATGCCTGCACGTGAGACCGAGAAGATACATTATGCCATACCCTGATGATAACGACAGAGAGGATGCTCATACAGTTTTCCAG AATGTGGGAATGAAGATGGCAACAAACGTGGTTATCAGAGTGCCTACATGCCTCAAGTACAGAGGAAGACAATACCACCAGGGTCGTGGTTATG AAATTGCATATGATTCCGTTCCAGTTGTAGCAAGAATGGGACAGGCAGGTGTGGCTGGTGGTGCTGGTCCGAGGTACCGGTCTGATGAAGAACCAATAGAGACAGTCCGCACTTTCTTCCCTGAGACCTGGATATGGGATCTGGTGGAAGTTGG AGGGACCGGACAGAGGGATGTGCCCCTCACTGTCCCAGACACCATCACCACCTGGGAGACGGAGGCTTTCTGTCTGTCCCCTCAGGGTTTCGGCTTGGCTCCTCGGAAAGAGATTACCGTCTTCCAGCCCTTCTTCCTCGAGCTCAGCCTGCCCTACTCCATCATCCGAGGGGAGCACTTTGAACTGAAGGCAACCGTCTTTAACTACCTGACCACCTGCATCATG GTCAGTGTGACTCCAGCCGCCTCCTTGGATTACACCCTCACCCCTCTCTCTGGGGACAAGTACACTTCCTGTCTCTGTGGCAGTGAGCGCAAGACCCTCAGCTGGACCATGGCCCCCTCAGCCTTAG GGGTTGTGAATGTGACGGTGGCGGCTGAGGCGGTGGCGTCCCACGCTTCATGTGACAATGAGATTGTGAGCGTGCCAGACAGAGGTCGCATTGACGTGGTCACAAAATCTCTCATAGTGAGG GCTGAAGGAACTGAGATGACAAAGGCCCACAACTGGCTGCTCTGCCCTAAAG GGAAGGCTTTGACAGAGGAAGTAGAAATACAACTCCCCAAGAATGTGATTGATGGATCTGCCCGCGCTTCACTTTCAGTCCTGG gtgACATTCTGGGCCGAGCGCTGAAGAACCTGGACGGGCTGCTGCAGATGCCGTATGGATGCGGTGAGCAGAACATGGCGCTCTTGGCTCCCAACATTTACATCCTCCAGTACCTGAAAAACACAGAGCAGCTGACCCCGGCCATCAAGGAGAAGGCAGCCAACTTCCTGACCAGCG GCTACCAGAGACAGCTGAACTACAAACACCACGACGGTGCTTACAGCACATTTGGAACAGGAACAGGAAACACTTG GCTGACTGCGTTTGTGATGAGAGCGTTTGCTAAAGCCCAGTCTTTCGTCTACATCGACCCAACAAAGATCGAAGAGTCTATGGATTGGCTGAAAATGAGACAACGAGAAAATGGCTGTTTTGAGCGGTCAGGAAAGCTCTTTAACAACAGAATGAAG GGCGGTGTGTCTGATGAAGTGACTCTCAGTGCTTACATCACTGCTGCCTTCCTGGAGATGAATTCATCTGTAGAT AACCCTGTGGTGAAGGAGAGCCTGTCCTGCCTGAAGGAGTCCACCAGCGACCTCAGCAACACCTACACTACAGCTCTGCTGGCATACGTCTTCACTCTGGCAGGAGACATGGAGACCCGTGCTGAGCTGCTGAAGCACCTCGACACTGTTGCAATACAGGAAG gAGGCTTCCTCCACTGGtctcagacagcagcagacacttCAGCCTCTCTGTCTGTGGAGATCAGCTCCTACGTGCTGTTGGCTAAACTCAGTGCCTCTCCTGCTGCTGAAGACCTGGGCTACGCCTCTCGCATCGTCAGATGGCTGACGGGGAAGCAGAACTATTATGGAGGCTTCTCCTCCACACAG gaCACAGTGACAGCTCTGCAGGCTCTGGCTCTCTACTCCACTCTGGTGTTCAGTCCGGAGGGTTCCAGTACAGTGACGGTCCAATCTCCCAGTGGCAAGATGACGTTTGATGTGAACCAGGACAACAAACTGCTCTACCAGGAGAAGCTGCTGCAGGACACGACAGGAAAGTTCAGCCTGGAGGTTAAGGGCACTACATGTGCTGCAGTGCAG ATTTCTCTTCGCTATAACATCCCAACTCCCAAGGATGTCACAACCTTCAGCGTTATGGTCAAACCAGAGGCCGACTGCTCCAGCAAGAAACCCAAACTCACCCTAAAGCTAAAGGCCCT ATATAGTGGAAAGGAGACCGGTACAAACATGGTGATCCTGGACATCAAAATGCTCTCTGGATTTGTCCCGGACCCAGAGTCTTTGAAGAGG CTCAAAGGAGCCCTGCTGGTGGATCGCATTGAACTGAAAGACGATCATGTTCTGGTGTACATACAGGAG tTACCAAAGGGAATACCCATCAACCACAGCTTAGAGCTCATACAGGAGGTCCCAGTGCAGAACCTGAAGCCAGCCGTGGTCAAGATCTACGACTACTACCAGCCAA GTGATCAGGCTGAGACAGAATACATTTACCCTTGTGTTGCAG gTTGA